One genomic segment of Helicoverpa zea isolate HzStark_Cry1AcR chromosome 22, ilHelZeax1.1, whole genome shotgun sequence includes these proteins:
- the LOC124641211 gene encoding protein SYS1 homolog: MSKIKKLTGSFRYTQWDPCLIISQIVAMQSVLYCSLCLIVALMQDLTGSTRTLDHIFEYHEIHVRDNEGRSVIFAFVLNAIIGAFVLWMVVGRTKLCLDFSCTYHGLHLIACWLYNGSFPTTFSWWALSVACACITCVAGEFLCLRTELQAIPLSNIGAKVDL; the protein is encoded by the exons ATGTCAAAAATTAAGAAGCTCACAGGCTCATTTCGCTATACACAATGGGATCCTTGCTTGATTATCTCGCAAATAGTGGCTATGCAGTCTGTTTTGTACTGCTCCTTATGTCTCATCGTTGCTCTTATGCAAGATTTGACGGGATCCACAAGAACGCTTGATCATATTTTTGAATATCAT GAGATCCACGTAAGAGACAATGAGGGTCGCTCGGTCATATTTGCATTTGTGCTGAATGCAATTATTGGAGCCTTCGTACTGTGGATGGTTGTTGGCAGAACTAAACTGTGCTTGGACTTCAG TTGCACGTACCACGGGCTACACCTTATCGCTTGCTGGCTATACAACGGTTCGTTCCCAACCACCTTCTCCTGGTGGGCGCTCAGCGTAGCCTGTGCCTGCATCACCTGCGTAGCCGGAGAGTTCCTCTGCCTCCGAACAGAACTCCAGGCCATCCCGCTCAGTAATATTGGAGCTAAAGTGGATTTATGA